Below is a window of Geomonas oryzisoli DNA.
CGGCAGGCGCGAGGAGGAGAAGATATATGATCAACAGTCTTACCGTTTTAAGCATCGTTGTTCCTTGTGTTGCTCCCGCCCCCGGAGGGGGAGGGCTGGGGAGGGGGAAGAGAGACCGTCCCCTCCCCGCCTAAATGTCCTTGGTCTCCCGACGCACTCCCATCAGGTACGGAACCACGAAATCATCGAGGGCGCCGTCCAGGACGTTGTCCGGATTGCCGCTTTCCACGCCGGTGCGCAGGTCCTTGACCATCTTGTAGGGATGCAGCACGTAGGAGCGGATCTGGCTACCCCAGCCGATCTCCTTCTTCTCACCGGCGATGTCGGCCGCCTTCGCCTCGCGCTCGCGAAGCTCCATCTCGTAGAGCTTGGAGCGGAGCACCTTCATGGCGGTAGCCTTGTTCATGTGCTGGCTGCGCTCGCTCTGGCAGGCGACCACGGTCCCGGTGGGGAGATGGGTGATCCTGATGGCCGAGTCGGTGGTGTTGACGTGCTGGCCGCCGGCACCGGAGGAACGGTAGGTGTCGATCCTCAGGTCGCTCTCCGGGATCTTGATCTCGATGTCGTCCTCCTCGATCACCGGGAAGATGAACACGGAGGCGAACGAGGTGTGGCGCCGCGCGCTGCTGTCGAAGGGGGAGATGCGCACCAGCCGGTGGATGCCCGCCTCGGCCTTCAGGTAGCCGTAGGCGAACTCGCCGGTGACCGCGAAGGTCACCCCCTTGATCCCGGCGCCGTCACCCTCCTGGTAGTCGGTGATATCGGTCTTCCACCCTTTCTTCTCGCAGTAGCGCAGGTACATGCGCAAAAGCATCTCGGCCCAGTCCTGGGACTCGGTGCCGCCGGCCCCGGAGTTGATGGAGACGAAGGCGCCGGAGGCGTCGTG
It encodes the following:
- the prfB gene encoding peptide chain release factor 2 (programmed frameshift) yields the protein MFREEIAKIEDLAERIHKLRGSLDVDDKKERMQELEELTSRADFWNDAEKAQKVLKDRMAMEKDVTTWENLERQARDIQELIELGSEEQDEATLAEVHGMNEQLEVGVSQAEFRRMLSGPHDASGAFVSINSGAGGTESQDWAEMLLRMYLRYCEKKGWKTDITDYQEGDGAGIKGVTFAVTGEFAYGYLKAEAGIHRLVRISPFDSSARRHTSFASVFIFPVIEEDDIEIKIPESDLRIDTYRSSGAGGQHVNTTDSAIRITHLPTGTVVACQSERSQHMNKATAMKVLRSKLYEMELREREAKAADIAGEKKEIGWGSQIRSYVLHPYKMVKDLRTGVESGNPDNVLDGALDDFVVPYLMGVRRETKDI